The Diadema setosum chromosome 1, eeDiaSeto1, whole genome shotgun sequence genome has a window encoding:
- the LOC140245353 gene encoding uncharacterized protein has translation MPDSIDHCVSPDGRPTILREFEDMIRSDGRLSQSQAADHVQSTSNAHTPTTPDTPETPAAPITPGTPHALTSFLGPPITPTNPGPYRTRMPSLTESDSQSSVLTQSDSASDQQSDSASVCSGSDWANFDISPLVKEELKQAIVSRRKTHGLPDVQIDFEPKPPSQLTPEEETRREQQKERNRSAAAKCRSKKRHAVERLVEEAQELETANAQLRSEMKSLEAERTKLQFLLDMHSPNCLKQSAMTTSLDVDASDAKRTRLSTSTKDVVSDTMARPSTASTASSSGYASVSHVSPTPSTTWSQSSTEPSTPALLTPTSLNDAPTFPLPCTSVASMDVPSLDTAGDVASCMASSISVCTTDVTTDVFQAVFPPLVPPTPEMDDDEDPLSSSFVKQYLGDGAIRPCDLSFPVADCHDIHIPNQTSGTAQIDEPLQRKSLGESTGVSTDLSRGFGGEISNEPEEAPLTLSFSALLGVSSPEDWVIIENSDVPSPGTSAIDLELFDSRPFASESFNAEGATYEAPVQSEQQIGCHGNLVSNSHHKAGNDINPPTSS, from the exons ATGCCAGATTCGATTGACCACTGCGTATCGCCCGACGGCCGACCAACCATCCTAAGAG AGTTTGAAGACATGATAAGAAGTGATGGGCGTCTAAGCCAATCTCAGGCTGCCGATCATGTCCAAAGCACCAGCAACGCCCATACTCCGACCACACCTGACACCCCAGAGACCCCTGCCGCACCCATAACTCCAGGAACTCCCCACGCCCTCACCTCGTTCCTCGGCCCTCCCATCACTCCAACCAACCCCGGCCCGTACCGAACGCGCATGCCGTCGTTGACTGAGAGCGATTCGCAGTCGTCGGTCCTCACACAGTCGGATTCTGCATCGGACCAGCAGAGCGACTCTGCGTCAGTCTGCAGCGGGTCGGACTGGGCTAACTTCGACATCAGCCCGCTGGTGAAGGAAGAGCTGAAACAGGCTATCGTGTCGAGAAGAAAGACACACGGACTGCCAGACGTGCAAATTGACTTTGAGCCAAAACCACCGAGCCAG TTGACCCCAGAGGAAGAGACGAGAAGAGAGCAGCAGAAGGAAAGAAATCGATCGGCGGCTGCCAAGTGCCGGAGCAAGAAACGACATGCCGTGGAGAGGCTGGTTGAA GAAGCTCAGGAGCTTGAGACGGCGAACGCCCAGCTCCGCAGTGAGATGAAAAGTTTGGAAGCGGAGCGTACGAAGCTACAGTTCCTCCTCGATATGCACTCGCCAAACTGCCTTAAGCAATCCGCGATGACAACGTCACTGGATGTCGACGCATCCGACGCGAAGAGAACTCGTCTGTCTACGTCAACGAAAGATGTCGTGAGCGATACGATGGCTAGACCGTCTACAGCCAGCACAGCATCGTCATCGGGATATGCTTCGGTATCGCATGTGTCCCCCACGCCGTCCACGACGTGGAGTCAGAGCAGTACGGAGCCGTCGACGCCAGCGTTGCTGACACCGACGAGCTTGAACGACGCGCCAACATTCCCTCTTCCCTGCACCTCAGTGGCGTCCATGGACGTACCCTCGTTAGACACTGCCGGTGACGTCGCCAGTTGCATGGCATCATCGATTAGCGTCTGCACGACGGATGTCACCACCGATGTCTTTCAGGCCGTATTCCCTCCTTTGGTTCCTCCCACTCCTGAAATGGATGACGACGAGGATCCTCTCTCGTCATCGTTTGTGAAGCAATACCTCGGCGACGGTGCTATCAGACCTTGCGACCTTTCTTTTCCGGTTGCCGACTGTCACGACATTCACATCCCTAACCAGACCTCGGGCACTGCTCAGATTGATGAACCATTACAACGCAAATCCCTCGGGGAGTCGACGGGGGTGAGCACCGATCTCAGCCGCGGCTTCGGGGGTGAAATTTCTAACGAGCCAGAGGAGGCCCCATTAACACTCTCCTTCTCAGCTCTTTTGGGCGTCTCGTCCCCAGAAGACTGGGTGATCATAGAAAACTCTGATGTGCCATCGCCAGGAACAAGTGCAATAGACCTTGAATTGTTCGATAGTCGCCCATTTGCGAGTGAGAGTTTCAACGCAGAGGGCGCTACATACGAGGCTCCAGTTCAGAGTGAACAACAAATCGGCTGCCATGGTAACCTCGTATCAAACTCCCATCACAAAGCGGGAAACGATATCAACCCACCCACATCATCTTGA